In the genome of Succinivibrio dextrinosolvens, the window TTCCTTTCTTAAATTCAAGCACTGCGGTTGTACGAGTTAATTTCTTTTTGAGCACCACATCGGGAAAACCATCCCCACTTTCAATCTCCTCATGAAACTCTACTCCTTTAGCAGCACAGGCAAAGCCAAGAATACCAGTCATAAACCCGTGATAGTAAAGCTCACTTCCAGAATTTCTCACACTTAAAAAACTAATCAGCATGGAGGATATAAGCTCCTGAGCTTCTTCTGTTCTGTTCTCTAAAAGCAAATCAACCAATGACATTGCCTGTTTGAACCAGTATGGATTATTTTCTCCGTAAAGAAACTTCTGTTTTGCTCTAAAGCAGGATAAGACTTCCTGATTTGGAATTCTGATGGTAACCTCACCGGTAAAATCTGAGTCCGCCGTATAAGTAACATAGCCTGTATGCAGCATCAGCGTCATAAAGACATCAAAACTTACTCTGTTACGAATATCAGGATAAGACGAAAATTCTTCCAAATTGATATTTACACTATCGCCATCGAGCAACAGCTGCATTTTTGAAAGGTTTTCTGCATCATGGGCTTCCATATTATTCTGGATAAACAGGTTAATTAGATCATTACCACTGGTGTTAACCCAGAAAGGCTGAGGTTTATCTGTATCGCTATGCAGAGCTTTATTGCAGTAACAGATTAAGCTCCATGGACAGAAAATATGATTTTTTCCAAATCTGTATCCGTCATACCACTCTTTAACCGAAGCTTTTTTATCTGATAAACTACAGTCATCAAGAAGTTTATTTGTCTCATCCTTAGTAAATCCAAAGAATTTTGTATACGGCTCATCACTCAAGCCGTAAGTAGTAAAGTTATTGGCATCTGTAAAAACACTTTGATGAGCTATTCTCAAACAGCCCGATACTATTCCTTTGTATAGCCATGGATCAGGATTCTGTTTGAAAGTATTACTGCTTAATTTTCTTATGATGTTCAGCATATCTTCATAATAAGGATCTTTTGCTACCATTGCTTTCTGTAGTGGAACATCATATTCATCAATAATGACAATAACCTTTCTGTCAAATTCCTTGTGTAGCATAAAAGCTATTTTAGAGATAAAGCTACTG includes:
- a CDS encoding AAA family ATPase — encoded protein: MKDIKFNNGSEDFKEIINGNSYYVDKTAYLKTLFLSTSEVKNSLFIRPRRFGKTLNLNMIKEFCELNYQNPGDKTRQQKLFVDNGRNLAVAGDDYRELREKIMGEFPVISISFRGVEGENFPDALSQLILKIAEIYEKFSFLTKSNKLSDSSIQNYVDNLEFCNTKQEELANPENCQKAIVICSSFISKIAFMLHKEFDRKVIVIIDEYDVPLQKAMVAKDPYYEDMLNIIRKLSSNTFKQNPDPWLYKGIVSGCLRIAHQSVFTDANNFTTYGLSDEPYTKFFGFTKDETNKLLDDCSLSDKKASVKEWYDGYRFGKNHIFCPWSLICYCNKALHSDTDKPQPFWVNTSGNDLINLFIQNNMEAHDAENLSKMQLLLDGDSVNINLEEFSSYPDIRNRVSFDVFMTLMLHTGYVTYTADSDFTGEVTIRIPNQEVLSCFRAKQKFLYGENNPYWFKQAMSLVDLLLENRTEEAQELISSMLISFLSVRNSGSELYYHGFMTGILGFACAAKGVEFHEEIESGDGFPDVVLKKKLTRTTAVLEFKKGKKDLSSLTESADYAIDQIIKKKYAEPYIKEGYRNVYGIGIGFGGKDCTVKSLGNMAMKK